The nucleotide sequence AGTCTTCCTGCGGCTCAACAACTTCACGGATGAGGATTACTTCATCGGCGCTTCCTTTGCTCCGACCATGATCGTCACCAAAGCCGAGCCCATCGAGGCGCAGCTGAGCGTGAAGTTTAAATTCTGAACCTGAGGCGCACGCACGATGTCCGGGATACTCCTACAACGTTGGTTTCGATTGTTCGTCCTCGGGGCGACGCTCGCCGGAGCGAATGTCGCCCCGGCGGCGGATGCGGCAAGGGCGGAAACCAAAGCTCTGATCCAGGGTTTCCTCAAAGCCTGGGAAACGGGCGACGCCGTCACCTTCAAGGCGGCGTTGCACCCGGACGTCCTGTTTGCCTATCCGGGCGGACGACTCGGCTATGACGAGGTGGTGGCGCTCTTCGGCGACTACCAATCGGAAAAGACCGACATCAAAATCTACTTCGCGGACTTCTTCATCACCGACGGTGATCGTTATGTCACGGCTTACCAGTTTGCCGCCACCGATCGCGCCACCGAGCAACGGTTCGCAGTCGGGACCGGCGTGGTCTGTCGCGTGGCCGACGGGAAAATCGTGCTCTTTAAGGAGTATTGGGATTCCGAACTGGCCGCGCGCCAGAAAGCCGGCGAGTTGCCGCTCGATGAAGGTGGCATCACGCCCTGGCCTTCCTCGGTTTGGCTGCGACCCGACACCATCGACTGAACTCCCATCCCATGCATATTCGAAATCTGTTGGCGCTGTGCGCCCTCGTCACCGGCGGCACCGCGAGCGCGACCGCCGCCGAAACCAAGCCCATGGAGGTTTACACCAACGACTCCGCGGAGTGGATACCACTCTACGGCGAGACTTGGTGGGACTACTATCATCCCGATTGGGAAGGCGCGTTTCCGGGCGGCCGCAGCAATCGGTTTCACGAGCAATACGTGCAGGCGCAGTGGTTCAAGAATCAGATCACGAAGGACTGGAAAATTTTCAACAAGTCCTACGTGTTCGACGGTGAATGGTTTGCGGTGGAGTGGCATTATCAGGCCACGTATCTGTCCGATAATTTCACCGAGTGGGAAACGACCCTGGGCATCGGTCGGATCGTTGATGGCAAGATGATCCTGTGGACCGAGTATTTCGACGACAGTGTTGGAAAGCTGCAGAAGCTCGCGCTGATGCCGTTCCCGGAGGAAGGCGAAACGGTGTTCCCGTGGCCGGCCAAGGCCCGGATCAGTCTGCCGTATCGTCCCTGACCTTTTCGTTTAGTCAGTAGTTCATCGGCCGCGGCGGAATCGCCGCGGCCGATTTGTTTTAAACCAGCGTCACCTGGCGCGGGCGGAGCACTAGCTCGCCAACGCCTCGTGCTGCGCGGTGCCGCGATATTCGCCCGGAGTGACCCCGGTGTATTTGCGAAAAAATCGCCCGAAGTAGGACGGGTCCTGGAACTGCAGTTCGTAGGCGATTTCAGCGATGGTGAGCGAGGAGTGCAGCAAGCGCCGTTTCGCTTCGAGTAGCATGCGTTCATGAATCAACTCGCTGGCGGAGCGGCCGGTGAAACGGCGCAGTCCGTTGTTCAGGTGCGTGCGCGATACATTGAGCAACTCGGCAAACTCACCCACCTCGACCACGCGGGGCAGGTGCTCCTCCAAGGCGAGCCGGAAGCGTTGCACCAACAACTCGTTCTCGTGTCGCGGACGCGGAGCGAGCTGCTCCCGGTGCGCGTAGAGTTGCCGCATGTAACTGAGCAGCACGAGCAGGAAGCCGCGCACCACGTCGTCGCGACCGGGCGCGGGAACTTGGGCGAGATCGTTGAGTTGCGCGAACAAACCATCGATGCGTTCTCCTTCGCGTGTATCCAGATACAGGATCGGATCGAGGTGCTCGGGATAGAGAAACGGCATCTTGGCCAACAGGCCGGGATGCTCGCTGTTGACGGCCAAAAACTCCGGCGAGAAGCCGACGATCTGACCCTGAGTTTCGCTGGTGAATCGCCAGGCATGAACCTGTCCGGGAGACAGAATCAGCAGCGAGTTGGCGTGGAACGAATACCCCTCGAGATCACAACAAACTCGTCCGCTGCCGGTGCGGAGCCAGACGAGTTCGAAGAAATCATGCCGATGAGGGACGTGCCGGTCATGCCCTTCGCGTTCACTGTCCGCGAAAGTCATGAGGTGGAACTTGCCGGGTTGATGGATTCCCTGATGGTAACCTGCCATCGGGTAATCCGCAACGGATCTAAGCATGGTGTGGATAATCCTGGGCGCTGACGCTGTGAGACGATGCGTCTCCCTTGGGCGGTCAGCTGGCGAGTGCTGAGCATAATTGAAGCCAGCCGACGGGCAGTCCGGTCGGTTCGTGGCGTTTTCCTCTCAAGGTCGTCTAAAACGACTTCGGTGGTGAGCTCCGCATGGGCAGATTCGCATGCGGGGAATTCATGCCGATCCGGCGGGCGTGGTTCGGGCCTGCGCCGCCATGTGGTCAATGGCACGCGCGTAACCGGCAGCCATGGCGGCGAGCCAGACTTCGCCGCGATCGGCGGTGCCGGCGGGCGCGTCACCCATGACCCCCGAACGAGACACGTCCGCCGTGACCCAGGCAAATGTGGCCGGCGCGGCTTCCGGCCGCAGTTGTCCGGCGGACGCCGCCGGGTCGGGATATTCGCACACGGCGTCGTCCATGCTGACATATTGCGGCGCCACCGCTTGAAGCCAGGCGGTCTCGGCCGTGTTGGCATGCATGCCCAGAGTTTGTTCGCGAAGTGGCAGGTTCAAGTCGATCCCGCTGCGCAGCATGGCGGCGCCGAGGCCCAATTCCGCTCGAATCTCATGCAGCGTGTAGAGAATCACGTCGGTGTTGCCTCCGTGGGTGTTGAGAATGGCGATGTGACGAAACCCCCACGTGTGCAGTTGCCGTGCGATGGTGAGGAGCAAGGCGCGCAAGGTGTCCTTGGAGATGAATAGCGTGCCGGGAAAACCGGTGTGCTCGTTGCTCTTTCCGATTGTGATGGGCGGCGCCACGTAGCAGGACGTGGTGGTGTCGAGCAGCGGAAGCAGGCGTTCGAGCCAGACCTGTCCCATGAGTGCGTCGACCGCGACGGGCAGATGCAGACCGTGCTGTTCAATGGCCCCCGTGGCGATGATCACGGGCGCCCACGCTTTGTCGGTCAGCGCCTCGATCTGAGCGAGACTCATGGCGGGCAGATAACGATCGCGGTAGGAAGGAAACGGCGGCGTGGAATTCATGGGGCGATGGCGGGCGGAATTCGTCCGTGGTCCGGCAGAGGCGGCCAGGCTTTGATTTCGGCGATCAAGCCGGCAAGTCGCTTGATGATGGGCGCGAGGATGGCGGGAGCGGCCGCCGCGGCTTCGTCCCAATTCAGCGCGTCGGGATCGGCGGCTGATCGACCGGAGAACGCGGTGATCAGCGTCTGCAAGGGGCGATGGTCGCCACCGGCCCCGGGGCGGAAATCGAGCCCCAGTCCGCTGAGGCTGATACGGAACATTTGCAGACCGCGACTGATGCGCAGGTCGCGGGCGGCGGCGGCCGTGATTTCCTCGTTCCACGGACTGGAGTTGATGAGGACAATACGGCGAAACCCTGAAAGCGCGATGGATTCAACGACCTCGTCGAGCAGGCGATGAAACGTGGGCGGATCGATGGAAAACGCACACGAGTCGGCCGGTCCGAATACGAAGCGCAATGGCGGAGTGACGAGAAGTTTACCCGGCGCGGGGGGATGCTGTTGGAGGGTCGTGCGTAACAGATGGGTGAGCATGGTTTCCTCGGCATCCAGACCGTGTCCCAGGCCCCAGTCGGCCATGCCGGCCAGAGGAACGATCACCAGGGTATCTGCAGGATCGACCCAACGGGAAAACTCCGGCCAACGGTGCCACGCCCAGAAGGTGGCATCGTCAGCGGTGCAGAGGGGCGGAGGGGATGGCGCGGCTGGTGGAGTCATCGGTCGGCGGCGCTTATTTCCCCGGGAAAGGCTGAAGGTTCATCCGGTGAAAGGAGCATTCGCGCTGCCAGCCGACGCCGCGACCGCCCCGCGGAGCCGGAATTGCCATTCTTTGCACAAATGGTCCGGGCGGGAGAGGTCGGGCAAGTCGGACCTCCATCTGGTCCATTCGCGAAATGGAACCGGGTGCGATCGAACGAGGCGGGCTAAGATCGATCCGCCCGGCGGGTGCGGTGGCTGCGCCGGGAGACCGCCAACCAACCCCAGAGCGACAGACCCATAAACACCGCGCCGTAAGACTCGGGTTCTGGCACGACGCCCACGGGCACGATGTCACCCGTGACGGGATCCCATACGCCGCCGCCGCCGCCCGAAAATGTGATGTTGGGGGTGGAGCCCGACGCATCTATCTGGGCATTGAAGACGTCGAAGGTTCCGTCCTCGTTTTGCCAATTCAGAATCGTGAGATTGGCACTGGAGTCGATGACGAGCGACCCGATGGTCAATGAGCCATTGCCGGCGCCGAAATCGATGACGGAGTTTCCGGTGATGGTGAGCTGGTCCCACGTTTGACTGGTGCCGTTCAAGTAGAGGCTGACGTTGTCCTCCAGGGTGACCTCGGTCCACGCGGGGATTTGGTTGTCGGACGCGAATTGCAGATCGACGTTGTTGGCGGTGAGGTCGTTGGTGTGAAACGCCACGCCGTCTTGATTGGAAATGATCGTGCCGCCCTCGAGTGAAACGCTGCCGAAGTAATTGTTGCCCGTGCCGCTGAACGTCGTGGTGCCACTGCCGGTTTGAGTGAACGAGTTCGCGTTGATTTGCGTGGCAAAGGTCGTTTCACCCGCGCCGGTGAGGGCGATGTTACCCACATTGATTTGCGAACCGGAGAGAGCGATGGTGCCGGCGGAGCTGAGGGTGATGTCGGCACCGCCGAGGTTGAGCGTATTCGAAATGTTGGCACTGGCGTTGTCGGAGATGACGAGACCTCCGCTCGCGTTGACTTGGCCGCCGGTGAGGGTGGCGTTGGAGTTGCCCTGAATGGTCAGGCTGCTGGAACCGAGGTTTAAGTTACCGGAAAGATCGGTGGTGCCGTGGTTGTCGATGACGACACCGCCACTCACGTTGAGGTTGCCGCTCATGGAGGTATTGCCATCTCCGGAGAGATAAAGGGTGCCGCCACTGTTGGCGCCGACGTTGCTGCTGACGTTCCAGTTGCCGGAGCCCTGCAAGGTAAGGTCATAGTTACCTTGGGAAACGGTCTGATTCAGCGTCATGGTGTCCTGGGCGCTGGTGAAGATGGCGTCTCCCGTCAAAGTGAGGGAAGAGCTGAATGTGTTGTTGCCGCTGACGTTTACGAGACTGCCGGAGCCCGTGCCGTTACCCGCGATATTGAAACTGCCCTCGGTGACGGTGATGCCACCGGAAAGCGCTAGGGCGGCGCCGGATTGCACCGTGTTGCCCCACGTGCTACTGCCGAGGGCGTTGTTGTGGGAGAGTTCGACGGTGCCACTTTGGAAACTGACGGTGCCACCGAAGGTATTGCTGCCTTCCAAAAAGAGCGTGCCGGTGCCCGTTTTGGAGAGCCCGTTGGAATAGGTGAGGTTCGATAGGACACCGGAAAGCGTGGTGTCCTCGGACCCAGAGACGGTCAGCTTCTTGTAGTTACCGTTGATATCACCAGTGATGACGATGTCACCCGCTTGGGCGTCCCATGTCTGGTGGGCGGAGAGTTGGACGTTGTCGTTGATGACGTAGTCTGAAGCGCTGGTATTGGTGATGCCGCCGGATCCAATTGTCACCGTTTGTCCCACCAAGACTGCGGAAGCCAAGGACATCAGTATCAACAACTGGGAACATTTTCGTCTCATCTCACCTTGTAAAGGTTAGGGGGAAATTGCGCGCTATGCCAGTCGTAAGACATTGCAAATTGCACCCACACGGCGGTTCGGTATTTGCGTAGAGACTACGCAAAATCCGCGCGGGGAGCAGCGGGTGATCGGCCGTGAAAAATGCGCCGCGCGCGACCAATTAACGTCTGCTCTCGACCCGCGACTACGCGTCGACGGCATCAAGCTCGGCGACTTCGGCGGCGAGTTTGGCGTCGTCGGGCAAAAGTTTTTGCGCCTGCAATAGAGCAAGTCGCGCCGCCGACTTGTCGCCGAGCTGCGCCTGGATCTGGCCAATGCGCCACCATACGTAAGCAGGGGGAGCACCTTTGTCCGGTGCCGGCAGTTCCAGACATTTTTGCAGGGAGGACAGGCCGCGTTCCAAAGCGATGCCGGAGGCTGCGGAGCATCGACCGAACTGGTAGAGGGCAAAGTAGTTTTCGGGAGAGCGATCGATGACCTCGGCGAGCGTTTGCAGCGCCGACATCATATCACCTTCAATACGATGCAAATTGGCGCGGGCAAAGGCTCCCTGATTGAGATCGATGGCGGAGATGGCATCGGCCTGCTCATAAGCTTTGCGCATGCTGCCGCCGGCGATGCCCGGAGCCTCGGCATAGTATTCGAGCAGACCTTGTCGAAACATCAGATTGCTGGGTTCCAGCGCGACGGCCCGCTCCATCGCCTGGCGTCCGCGTCGGGCGGCTCCGAGCGCCTTGAAGGACGTGCCCATGGTTCCTGCGTGGATCGAACACGCGGCCCCGTATTCGAAGTTAAGCAATGGGTCGTCGGGAGCGATGGCGAGAGCTCGACCGAGATAATCGACGGCGAGTTCGCGCTCGCGGCGCTTGGCGGCGAGTTTACCCAGGTGGAGCAGGGCGGTGGTATCGTGGGGATTGGCCGCCAAAACGGCTTCAAAAACCGGCTGCGCCTCGGCGTAGCGACGCTCCGCGAAGAGGGCCAGCGCGGCGGGCAGATCTCCCGGGGGCGCGGTCACCTCGGGGGCGGCGCGCAGGACGGCGGTGGCCCCCATGGCAAATACCACTAACAAAAATCGGCAGGTCGAACGCGTCACGGCAGGAATGTGAAAACACCCGTTCGTCCTGGCAACTCCGAGCTCCGGTTAAGTTTAACGATTGGCATGTCTGGTGGACCGGCGGTTTGCACCCGAATCAAGCGGCCGATTGTGTGGCTCGTGACCGTCGTGCGCTGTTGGCGTGGCTGAACCCCTCTTCCTATGAAACCCTTTCTCTCCTGTCTGTTTGCCCTTACCACTGTTTTTACCTTATCCGGAAAGGACATGGTTAAATCTGGAGTATGGAAATGGACGGAGTTGGCCGTCGAAAAAACCGCGACCGGCGCACGTCGGGCGATATTCGAGGGCGAAGGCGCGGATGTATCCAACATGATGGTTCATGCGACGACGCTGAATCCCGGTGAAGCGCCGCATCCGCCGCACACACACACTGATCTGGAAGAGCTGATCATTGTCAAAGAAGGGCTCCTCAAAGTGACCATCGCGGGTGAGACCAAGGTCGTCGGTCCGGGCAGTGTCGCCGTCGCCCTCGTCGGCGATGAGCATGGCTGCAGCAATGCGGGGGACGTGCCGGTGACCTACTACGTTTTGCGCTACAAGAGTCGTTGGCAGCAGGACTCCCGGGGCGGACGTGAACCGCGGCTCACTTCGCGCATCATCGACGAAAAAGACGTCGCCTTCGCCGCCAATCCCCGGGGCGGTTGGCGCGGGTTTTTCAATGGATCGACCTCCACGCTGCGTCTGTTTGAACTGCATGAATCCACCTTGATGGGCGGCGTGCAAAACCATCCGGTTCACACCCACAACGCCGAGGAAATGGTCATCATGCTCGACGGGCACGTGGATCTGGAAATGAACGGCATTCGCTACGAGGGTAAGCCCGGCGACGTATATTTCATCGCGGCCAACGACCCGCACACGCTCTTCACCCACGGTGACAAGCCGTCGCGATATTTTGCGTTCCAGTGGCAGTGAGCCTGCTGCAGACTCGATCCAGCCATGGCCACTGATAACCCCCATTTTTCGCGACGTGCCTTCATCGCCGCTTCAGCCACGGCCACCGCCGCGGTGGCCGTCGGCTTGAATGCACAAAAACCTCCTCCTCAATCTTCCATGATCTCAGACACTACGCTCGTTCATCACGTTTTCTTTTGGCTCAAAAACCCCGACTCACAGGAGGATTTACAGGCGCTGCTCGCCGGCATCAAGGGGCTGGGGGCAGTGCCGCAAGTGAAGGGCGTTCATGTCGGGGTGCCGGCCTCGACCGAAAAACGCGAGGTGGTGGAAAACAGTTATCACGCCTCCGAGATACTGCTCTTCGATAGCTTGGAAGATCAGGCCACCTACCAATCTCATCCGCTGCACCAGCAGTTCATCGACGAACATTCGCACCGGTGGTCCAAGGTTGTGGTGTTTGATACGATCAACGCAGGTTGATTTTTCGACTCACTCGTCTCGACGTGGGCGGCTGACCAACTGACTTTGCCCGCCGGGTTCACCGGACTGATGAGACGTCGGCGGTTAAGGCGCGTCGGTCGCGGCGGCGGCGGAGACAATACCCATTTCCTCGCAATAGGCTTCCCAACTGAAATCCATCAGCACCGAGTTCATCAACCCGTGGGCGATGGCGTAGTGGTTCAGTAGGACCCAGCGATTGTCGCGGTATTCATAAACGTCGGCATATTCATCCGTGTCGTAACGATTGCCGACCCGGTAGACCACGTAGGCGTAATTTCCCTGAGGTAAAGTTACGGTTTCGATGGCGACCGTATAAAAGCCGGGATCGTCTCGATCGATGTCGACGGGCACCGTCGGAAAAAGATCGCGGGTTTGGTTACGAAAACTGCGGCCCATGCGACGATCATAGCGATCGAGTTCGTAGAGCTGGTTGGCGTGACGCAGCGTCGCGTGCCAGCCGCGCAAGGTCACCAGGGCGACCTCTTGCTCCGTGGGAGAAAACGTCCGGCCGTTATAGCTGGGAATGCGATTGAAGGTTTGGGGGGAGGAGACCGCGGACCCCGAACGTGATTGGCAACCAGTCAGTGCCACCATCACTATCACCATCGCCGCCCAGACCGATACTCCTGGCAGCAACGGGGAACGGATCAGAGAAGTGGATGAGACGCGGGGCACGGGCGTGGGAGGCGAGAGAGCAGAGAATGATTCCAGGGAAATCCGGTGTCGATACTGGGAGGGGCGCGGGCTTTGCAAAACATTGACCACCTCGGCGAGGATCGAGGTTGTGTCAGCATCGCGAATGGTTGAACCCATTCTCGTGCGTATAACCCAACCCCTTCGATTCACCCCGTCATTAATTGTGGCCGGACTCTTGTTTTTTTCCGGCGGTGTCGGGATGGCGGCGGAGACGACATTCAGCGATGGCCGCAGCGCGCTGGAGACTGAGACCAAGCTTTCACTCATCTCCGTTGAGGGAAACCGGTTTGTGAACGAGGCCGGGGAGACGGTGGTGCTGCGGGGGCTGGCGTTGTCCGACCCGGGCGAGCTGCTCGACCGGGGGCAGTGGAATCGCGGCTACTTCGAGCAGGCCGCCAGCTGGAATGCCAATGTCGTGCGCGTGATGGTGCAGCCGGACCGGTGGCATCGCTGGGGCGAGGAACGTTTCCTCCAGTTCATCGATGAGGCCGTGCAGTGGTCGGGTGAACTCGGCATGTATGTCATCATCGATTGGCACACGATCGGCAATGTGCTGACCGGTGTGTATCACCGCCCGGAATACATCACGAGCAAGGACGAGACCTTTCGGTTCTGGAATACCATTGCCCAGCGCTACCGCAACAACCCGACCGTGGTGGCCTATGAACTTTATAACGAGCCGACCAACCGCGGCGGTGCGTTTGGGCGACTGCCATGGAGTGACTACAAAGTGTTCGTGGAGGACTTGATCTACATGATCCACCACATTGATCCGACGGCGATCGCGTTGGTGGCGGGCTTTAACTGGGGCTACGATTTGCGCCACGTGCGCGACGAACCGATCGAGGCGCCGAATGTCGCCTACGTGACGCACCCTTATCCGATGAAGAGTGCTGATTGGGAGCACGACTGGGAGGCGATTTGGGGGTTTGTCGCAGAGCGTCATCCCATCGTTGCCACCGAATTTGGCTATATGAGCGCCGAGGAACGCGGCTCGCACAACCCCGTCATCGGCGACGAGGTCTACGGCGAAGCGATCATCAATTTCTTCGAGAAACGCGGCATCTCTTGGACCCCGTGGGTGTTCGACACGATCTGGACCCCGAACCTGCTGCTGGATTGGGATTTCACCCCCAGTAATCAGGGACGTTTCTTCAAAGCGAAACTGCAGGAGTTGAATCCGTGAACTTTGCGTCGGTTCGGCCTGGAAGGATCAGTGCTGATCGAATTTTGGCCATCGACGATACGCACGCTTGACGAGAGGTGTCCGAATGGACACCTCTGCGTGTGGCCACTTCATTAACCGAAGCTCAGGAGAACGTGTTCTCCTTTATTGTGCGGCACCAAACCCAGCATGCTCGTCCGCCGTCGTTGCGGGAAATTTGTCAGGAATTCGGTTTTGCCAGTCACAATGCGGCGCGCAAACACGTGCAGGCGCTCGCTCGCAAAGGTTACGTTTCTCAAACCGGCGATGGTCGCACCTGGGCGGCGACCAACGCCAAGGAGGTGCAGGGCTACTTTCACAACGTGCCGCTGTTCGGGACGATACCCGCCGGTCTGCCGGGCGACAATCCGGAGCTGGCTGATGAAGCTGTCCGGATTGATCCAGAGGTGTTTGGCCTGAGGTCGGCCAAGGGATTGTTTGCGTTGCGGGTGCGCGGCGACTCGATGACCGGCGCGCAGATCGCTGATGGGGATGTGGCGCTCTTGCGAGCCGAGCCGGGTTTGCCCGGACAGATCGTGGCAGCATTGATCGATGGCGAGTCCACGCTCAAGCGAATGGTGCGAGAAGGTCGCCGACTTTTTTTACGTGCCGAGAATCCGACCTATCAGGATCTCATACCGGCCGAGAGCCTCACGGTGCAGGGAGTCCTCGTCGGTGTGATCGGTTGCGGGCAGCGGTAACGTCCCAAGTGCGCGGCGAGGTGAGTTCCCTGGCGCAGCTGTAGTTTGATCGGCGGACGCCGCTGCTTGACGGGTGGTCGAAAAATTCAATCAACGGCCGATTGCGACGGCGTCGCGACCGAACCCGGCGCAACCCAAAAAAGCCCGCCCTGAACAAGGGCGGGCTCGATGAACTGGAGGTAGGAGAGGGGCGAGGGCTAGTGCCGGCCTCTACCTGATTTTGATTTCGAACCTTTGGAGGATTTATCCGACTTACCTTTCGATGATTTATCGGACTTTCCCTTGTCGAATTTACCATGATGGTCGTTGTAACCGACGTCGCCGCCGAGCTCCCGATAGATCGCGAGCGTATCACCCCGATTGATCTCGAACAGGCTGGCGATGAGCGCGGACACTTTTTCCGCCGAATTATCGCCCGCGATTTGGAACGTTGGATCGCGGAACGTATCGCGCAGGTATTGCTCGTAGGCGCTGATGTCGGTGTCAATGAAGCCAAGCAAGGTGGTTTGAGCGGCGATGATGGCCTGTAGGTCGGCTATCGTGGCTTGGGCCGCGGCCAAATCGAGCGTCAAGGCAGCGATCTGAGCGTTTGCCGAGCCGAGGTCTGCGGTCAACGTAGTGATCTGGGCATTGGCGTCGTCCAACTCGCTCGTGAGCGTATCGATTTGTCCGTTCGCGGTAGCGAGGTCGGAGGTCAGACCGTCGATCTGGGCGTTGGCGGAAACGAGATCAGCCGTAAGGATATTAATCTGTCCGTTGGCCGCCTCGAGATCGGCCACGAGGCCGGCGATCGTGTTGTTGGCGTGGGCGAGATCAGTGGTGAGGCCTGCAATGGTGGCGTTGGCCGCACTGAGGTTTGCCGTCAACGTAGCAATTTGGGCCGTGGCGTCGTCGAGTTCGGTCGTGAGCGTGTCAATCTGATCGTTGGCGATGACGAGGTCGGCATTGAGCGCATCGATCTCGGCATTGGCGGCATCGAGATCGGCCGTGAGGCTCGCGATCGTCGCGCCGGAGCTGGCGAGCTCGGCCGAGAGCGTCGTGATCGTGGCGTAGGCGGAGGCGAGATCGCCCGCTTGGGTGGAGATCGTGGCGTTGGCGGCGTTCAGCGCGTCCTGCAACACACTGTTGGCGGTGAGTGCCGCCGCGAGTTGTGCTTCAAGGTCTGCCTTCATGGCCAGGCAGTCGTCGCGCTCGGAGGTCAGAACGGAAATCTGAGTTCGGGCGACGTCCAAGTCACTGGCGAGGCCGACGGAGTTGGCGTTGCAGGCCTGGAGTTGCTGTTCGAGC is from Synoicihabitans lomoniglobus and encodes:
- a CDS encoding nuclear transport factor 2 family protein translates to MSGILLQRWFRLFVLGATLAGANVAPAADAARAETKALIQGFLKAWETGDAVTFKAALHPDVLFAYPGGRLGYDEVVALFGDYQSEKTDIKIYFADFFITDGDRYVTAYQFAATDRATEQRFAVGTGVVCRVADGKIVLFKEYWDSELAARQKAGELPLDEGGITPWPSSVWLRPDTID
- a CDS encoding AraC family transcriptional regulator — encoded protein: MLRSVADYPMAGYHQGIHQPGKFHLMTFADSEREGHDRHVPHRHDFFELVWLRTGSGRVCCDLEGYSFHANSLLILSPGQVHAWRFTSETQGQIVGFSPEFLAVNSEHPGLLAKMPFLYPEHLDPILYLDTREGERIDGLFAQLNDLAQVPAPGRDDVVRGFLLVLLSYMRQLYAHREQLAPRPRHENELLVQRFRLALEEHLPRVVEVGEFAELLNVSRTHLNNGLRRFTGRSASELIHERMLLEAKRRLLHSSLTIAEIAYELQFQDPSYFGRFFRKYTGVTPGEYRGTAQHEALAS
- a CDS encoding creatininase family protein; translated protein: MNSTPPFPSYRDRYLPAMSLAQIEALTDKAWAPVIIATGAIEQHGLHLPVAVDALMGQVWLERLLPLLDTTTSCYVAPPITIGKSNEHTGFPGTLFISKDTLRALLLTIARQLHTWGFRHIAILNTHGGNTDVILYTLHEIRAELGLGAAMLRSGIDLNLPLREQTLGMHANTAETAWLQAVAPQYVSMDDAVCEYPDPAASAGQLRPEAAPATFAWVTADVSRSGVMGDAPAGTADRGEVWLAAMAAGYARAIDHMAAQARTTPAGSA
- a CDS encoding creatininase family protein, whose amino-acid sequence is MTPPAAPSPPPLCTADDATFWAWHRWPEFSRWVDPADTLVIVPLAGMADWGLGHGLDAEETMLTHLLRTTLQQHPPAPGKLLVTPPLRFVFGPADSCAFSIDPPTFHRLLDEVVESIALSGFRRIVLINSSPWNEEITAAAARDLRISRGLQMFRISLSGLGLDFRPGAGGDHRPLQTLITAFSGRSAADPDALNWDEAAAAAPAILAPIIKRLAGLIAEIKAWPPLPDHGRIPPAIAP
- a CDS encoding beta strand repeat-containing protein, with the translated sequence MSLASAVLVGQTVTIGSGGITNTSASDYVINDNVQLSAHQTWDAQAGDIVITGDINGNYKKLTVSGSEDTTLSGVLSNLTYSNGLSKTGTGTLFLEGSNTFGGTVSFQSGTVELSHNNALGSSTWGNTVQSGAALALSGGITVTEGSFNIAGNGTGSGSLVNVSGNNTFSSSLTLTGDAIFTSAQDTMTLNQTVSQGNYDLTLQGSGNWNVSSNVGANSGGTLYLSGDGNTSMSGNLNVSGGVVIDNHGTTDLSGNLNLGSSSLTIQGNSNATLTGGQVNASGGLVISDNASANISNTLNLGGADITLSSAGTIALSGSQINVGNIALTGAGETTFATQINANSFTQTGSGTTTFSGTGNNYFGSVSLEGGTIISNQDGVAFHTNDLTANNVDLQFASDNQIPAWTEVTLEDNVSLYLNGTSQTWDQLTITGNSVIDFGAGNGSLTIGSLVIDSSANLTILNWQNEDGTFDVFNAQIDASGSTPNITFSGGGGGVWDPVTGDIVPVGVVPEPESYGAVFMGLSLWGWLAVSRRSHRTRRADRS
- a CDS encoding tetratricopeptide repeat protein; this encodes MTRSTCRFLLVVFAMGATAVLRAAPEVTAPPGDLPAALALFAERRYAEAQPVFEAVLAANPHDTTALLHLGKLAAKRRERELAVDYLGRALAIAPDDPLLNFEYGAACSIHAGTMGTSFKALGAARRGRQAMERAVALEPSNLMFRQGLLEYYAEAPGIAGGSMRKAYEQADAISAIDLNQGAFARANLHRIEGDMMSALQTLAEVIDRSPENYFALYQFGRCSAASGIALERGLSSLQKCLELPAPDKGAPPAYVWWRIGQIQAQLGDKSAARLALLQAQKLLPDDAKLAAEVAELDAVDA
- a CDS encoding cupin domain-containing protein, translating into MVKSGVWKWTELAVEKTATGARRAIFEGEGADVSNMMVHATTLNPGEAPHPPHTHTDLEELIIVKEGLLKVTIAGETKVVGPGSVAVALVGDEHGCSNAGDVPVTYYVLRYKSRWQQDSRGGREPRLTSRIIDEKDVAFAANPRGGWRGFFNGSTSTLRLFELHESTLMGGVQNHPVHTHNAEEMVIMLDGHVDLEMNGIRYEGKPGDVYFIAANDPHTLFTHGDKPSRYFAFQWQ
- a CDS encoding Dabb family protein, translating into MATDNPHFSRRAFIAASATATAAVAVGLNAQKPPPQSSMISDTTLVHHVFFWLKNPDSQEDLQALLAGIKGLGAVPQVKGVHVGVPASTEKREVVENSYHASEILLFDSLEDQATYQSHPLHQQFIDEHSHRWSKVVVFDTINAG
- a CDS encoding glycoside hydrolase family 5 protein → MAGLLFFSGGVGMAAETTFSDGRSALETETKLSLISVEGNRFVNEAGETVVLRGLALSDPGELLDRGQWNRGYFEQAASWNANVVRVMVQPDRWHRWGEERFLQFIDEAVQWSGELGMYVIIDWHTIGNVLTGVYHRPEYITSKDETFRFWNTIAQRYRNNPTVVAYELYNEPTNRGGAFGRLPWSDYKVFVEDLIYMIHHIDPTAIALVAGFNWGYDLRHVRDEPIEAPNVAYVTHPYPMKSADWEHDWEAIWGFVAERHPIVATEFGYMSAEERGSHNPVIGDEVYGEAIINFFEKRGISWTPWVFDTIWTPNLLLDWDFTPSNQGRFFKAKLQELNP
- the lexA gene encoding transcriptional repressor LexA, with amino-acid sequence MFSFIVRHQTQHARPPSLREICQEFGFASHNAARKHVQALARKGYVSQTGDGRTWAATNAKEVQGYFHNVPLFGTIPAGLPGDNPELADEAVRIDPEVFGLRSAKGLFALRVRGDSMTGAQIADGDVALLRAEPGLPGQIVAALIDGESTLKRMVREGRRLFLRAENPTYQDLIPAESLTVQGVLVGVIGCGQR